In Paraburkholderia sp. BL10I2N1, a single genomic region encodes these proteins:
- a CDS encoding IS66 family transposase — protein sequence MPSLRAHQLQAPCMHVDDTTLPLLEKGRKTTRTARLWGYLGAGQREENDVWVDHPPAVVFEFAESRAGSHPQDYLRTYKGYLQANAYSGHEALYETGDIIADGCWAHCRRRFFEISKTQSKAGLAVQALQWIVQLYAIESRINHQTPDIKYAARQTEGLPVLAKFRQWLEGNVIGLPAQAPLAKAFGYALRHWQALIRYTESGVLLPDNNALERQIRPIALGRVNWTFAGSPRGARATATMYSLLGTARLSGFEPYAWLKETIISP from the coding sequence TTGCCGTCGCTGCGTGCACACCAGTTGCAGGCGCCTTGCATGCACGTCGACGACACGACACTGCCTTTGCTCGAGAAGGGCCGCAAGACCACCCGCACTGCGCGATTATGGGGCTATCTGGGAGCGGGCCAACGCGAGGAGAATGACGTCTGGGTAGATCACCCTCCGGCGGTCGTGTTCGAGTTCGCTGAGTCGCGCGCAGGCTCGCATCCGCAGGATTACCTACGAACTTACAAAGGCTACTTGCAGGCCAATGCATACAGCGGGCACGAGGCGCTCTATGAAACCGGCGACATCATCGCGGACGGTTGTTGGGCGCATTGCCGTCGACGGTTCTTTGAAATCTCCAAGACCCAAAGCAAGGCTGGGCTCGCGGTACAGGCGCTGCAGTGGATCGTCCAGCTATATGCCATCGAGTCGCGAATCAACCATCAGACACCCGACATCAAATACGCGGCGCGGCAAACTGAGGGGTTACCGGTACTTGCAAAGTTCCGGCAATGGCTGGAAGGCAATGTCATTGGTTTGCCGGCTCAGGCACCGCTCGCCAAAGCGTTCGGGTACGCGTTACGTCATTGGCAAGCGCTGATTCGCTACACAGAGAGCGGTGTTCTGTTACCCGACAACAACGCGTTGGAACGGCAGATCAGGCCGATTGCTCTTGGAAGAGTCAACTGGACCTTCGCAGGTTCGCCGCGAGGCGCTCGTGCGACAGCCACAATGTATTCACTGCTCGGCACGGCTCGCCTGAGCGGTTTCGAACCGTACGCGTGGCTGAAGGAAACCATCATTTCGCCTTAA